GTGTAGGTTTGTAAGGGCATTGTTTGTTAACCATTCCATAAATCACCTCATTAAGTTTTAGGCATGTTAATAGTTATAGTTTTTGTAACTCTTTGTTTATCTTATTGTTACAGTCCCGTTTTATCTACACACATTATGCTTTTACCTATTATCTCAGAACAAGTAAAAATAATGTAACAAAAAATTTAAAATACTTGTAAAAATTATTTATAATCAACAACTTATAGATATTAGACGGACAGTTTATAGAAAAAGCGTCCAAGGTCTATATTTAGTATATTAAATTTTTAATACCACAAAATATAGTATAGCTATCTTTGATTTTAGATATATATTTTAGTGCTATAATTAACGGCTTAATCCATATAACTTAATAAGTTAAAGAAATAATTTTAGGTAATAGTATTATGAAGACAGAATATTATGTTCGCAATGTAAAAATTAAGCCTAATTTAATACTTGCTCCGATGGCTGGAGTAACAGACTCAGCTTTTCGCAAGTTAATTAAGCGTTGTGGCAGTGTTGGTTTAATTGTTACAGAATTTATTAGTGTAGAAGGTTTAACACGAAATAACTTAAAAACACATAAACTTATGCACTTTGAAGCAGAAGAACAGCCTATTTCAATACAATTTTTTGGTCATAATGAAGATAGAATGGCAGCAGCAGCAGAAGTTGCTGAAATGGCTGGGGCTGATATTGTAGACATAAATTGTGGTTGTCCTGCAAAAAAAGTTGTTAATGGTGGAGGTGGCTCTAGTTTACTTAAGGATTTACCTAAGATGGAAAAAATTCTTAAAGCTACCCGAAAAGCAATTAAAATTCCTTTAACTCTTAAATATCGTATTGGTTGGGATGAAAATTCTATTAATGCTATTGAAGTAGGTAAACTTGCAGAAGATTGCGGAATAGAACAACTTGCAATTCATGGACGAACAAGGATGCAAGGCTATAGTGGATTTGCTGATTGGAATATTATTGCTGAAGTTAAACAAGCTGTAAAAATTCCTGTTGTTGGAAGTGGTGATGTTTGCACAGTTGATCAAGCATTAAAAAGATTAAAGGAAACAGACGTTGATGGGGTAATGATTGGACGTGGAGCAATGGCAAATCCTTGGATTTTTCGCCAAATTGATGAGGCAATGCAGGGGCTAGCTAGTTATCAACCAACAATAGAAGATAAACGAGTCTTTTTGATGGAATATTTACAAGTAATGCTTGAAGAAATGCCAACGGAAAAATCTGCTTTAGGTAAAGTAAAACAGCTTTGTGGACATTTTACTCGTGGGTTGCCGGGTGGGGCTACTTTTCGCAATCAAGTTTTTCATTCTCTAGCAGTTAGTGAATTAACAGAAAGAATTAATGAATATTTTTCTAGTATTGAGCCAGAATTAACTTATGCTTGAGGAAAAAATTCAAGAAAATATTTTACTAAGTCCTTTTACAACATTAAAAATAGGCGGGCTAGCACGTTATTTTGTTGATGCCACAGATGAAGAAACTATCTACAAGACTGTAAAATGGGCTAAAAAAGCAAATTTACCACTTTTTGTTTTAGGTGGAGGTAGCAATTTAGTCATTTCTGATGATGGTTTTCCAGGACTAGTCTTACATATAAATAACCTAGGAATAGTAAGTAAAATAGTAGAAAATAAAATAATAGTTTCTGTTGCTGCTGGTGAAATTTGGGACAATTTTGTTTTACAGGCTGTAAATAATGGTTGGTCTGGTATTGAGTGTTTATCTGGGATACCTGGGAAAGTTGGAGCAACTCCTATTCAAAATGTTGGAGCTTATGGTCAAGAAGTAAAAGATACAATTATTAAGGTAAAAGCTTATGACCGGTTCACAGAAAAAATAGTAGAATTTGATGCTTTAGAATGTGAATTTAGCTATCGCCAAAGTTTATTTAAGACAAAAGCGAAAAATAGATATATTGTAATTAATGTTACGTATGCTCTAACTCTTAAAGATGAGTCAACTATAAAATATCCTGAGTTAAAAAAATATTTATCAGAAAAATTTTCTTTAACACCCTCGCTTTTACAAACTCGTGAAGCAGTCATAAATATTCGTTGTAGAAAAGCCATGGTTGTAGATGAAAATGAGCCGGATAGTTTTAGTGTTGGGTCATTTTTTGTTAATCCAATTATTGAATTAGAAAAGCTTGAAGTGCTAAAAGAAAAATTAAGGCTAAAAAATATTAAAGAAACTATTCCAGAGTTTCCTGCTGAATCTGGCAAAGTAAAACTTTCTGCTGCTTGGTTAATTGAAAGGGTAGGATTTAGAAAAGGCTATAGGAAAGGCAATGTAGCAATTTCTAGTAAACATGCTTTAGCTTTAATCAATTCTGGGGATGGAACAGCTAGAGAGATTGGGGATTTAGCTTTAGAGATTCAACAAAAAGTGGTAGAAGATTTTGATATTTGGTTAGAGGTAGAACCAGTTTTTGTTTAAAAAATAAAAGGAGGGATGTTTTCCCTCCTTTTATTTTTTCTAGGTGCTAAATTTTAGAAATTAAATCTAAACCCAAATTGGAATTGACGAGGTGAGAAAGCATTAAGAAAACGTTCTTTTGGAGCAACAAAGCGACCACCATCGTCTTGAGAAGGTAGATTAAATGTACCGCTTGCGGTTCTTGGGAAAATACGATTAATTTCACTGATGTTAACACGGTTAAAGATATTAAAGCATTCTGCAAGTAGTTGAACACGGAATTTATCTTTGAAAACAAAATTACGTGTAAGACGTAGGTCAACATTAGCAAATCCTGGGCTAATACCAGCATTACGAGCTAAAAATGCAGGACGGTCTCCAGCAGGTAGATCTCCATCAAGATTTAAGTCTTGACCAGCTAATAAGTTGTAGGGACGGCCAGAATTTAGAGTCATAATTGTAGACAATTGTAAATCTTTGGTTATAGGACTTTTAACAAAACCAAAATCTACTGTACTTGATAATACAAAACGGCTACGTACATCTTGCAAGGAAAGGCCACGTTCTTGACGGATGTTAAGAGAATTGTTGATTTCGCTTAAGTCAGAACGTATATCAATAAAGTTATCAATTGATTTAGAGAATGTGTAGTTAAGGAAGATAGAAAAGTTATTAGCTAATCTTCTGTTAAGAGTTAAAGTTAAACCATGGAAATAGCTATCAAATGAAGATTCAAATTGGAAGTTAGTTCCATTTGTTGGATCTACACGACCCATAAGCGCGCTATCAATTGGGTTAGCAACTGGGCGAACTATAGGATTAATGTCTCTTTGTGAAAGTAGCTTGATACCTCTTACATAGTTATAACCAGCAGAGAATACAGTATTATTTCCAATAATGTAATCAAAACCTAAGCTGACTTGTTGGGTATAGCTATTTCTAATATTGGGCGCATAGGTAAATCTACGGTTAAGTTGTGGAACAAAATTTATTCCTGGTGGAACGGTTGTTGATTCTGGAAATCCTCTTGTTGGTAAAGTACCAGGAATAATTGAGAATGGGAAAGGTAGAGTTACTTGTAATAACTGACTTGTTACACTACGGCCAATTACAAAAGCTGGGCCGGTGACAGAAGCAGCAAAGAACAAACCATAAGAAGCACGAATGCTTAATTTAGGTAATTGATTTGGACGAAACGCAATTGCTACTCTAGGAGCAATATTACCGCTATTTTCTGGCATAAAACGTAGAGTATTACGGTCATAGCGTGCGCCTAATTTTAAGGTAAAGTTAGGTTTAATTTTGAAATCATTTTGAGCAAAGAAACTAAGTTGTGTAGTGTCAATTTCAATACGTGGTTCGCCAAAACCTTGAATATAGGCAGTTGGTAAAGAAAGTTGAGCTAAAGGTAATACTGGAAAACCAGGTACTAAATTAGGTAGTTGAACAGAAGCAACTTGTAAGAAAGCTAATTGTGCTGGGCTACGTGAACCTGGGTCAAAAGCTTCTAATCCAGTAAAGTTAGGTAGTCCTGGAATACCTGTTAAGGCAGAGAAATTGATTGGGTTATAGAGAGCAAAACCACCACCAAAAACAGGAACAGAGGTTTTAAGATTTGGTGTATTTGTATAGTTAACATCAACACCAAATTTACCAGTATAAATGCCTTTGGTAATAGTTGAAGTGTTAACAAATTGATAAACTCGCAAGTCACGTGGTTGAGGTGAGAAAGTGCTACGACCAGCTTGGAATAAACCTTCTGGGCCTATTACACGAACTTGAGGGCCTTGGTTAAAAGGATCTACTGCTTGGTCACGTTGAGTATAGATAAAACGTGTTTCATTAACAAACCCTAGTTTAGTACCAACATAAGTATTGTTAGCTGCAATGGTATTATCATCTAAGCGTTGTGTACTAGCACCACTTTCAGCTATTAATGCTCCAAATGGTTCAAAAGAACCACTATATGAGCCACCATAGTTGTAGCGTACCCAAAGATTGTCACGGTCATTTACTCTGATATCAGAACGAGCAAGAATAGTTGTGTTACCAATAGAGAAAGGTACTGGGCCATTACGATCACCAGGGAACCCGTTTCTTTGTAATGCTCTGATGGATTGATCAGAAATAGTAACAAAATTATTTTGAGAAATAGTTAATCTTTCAAAAGATAAAAAGTAAAAAGCTTTATCTTTCTTTATTGGGCCACTTAAAAATGAGCCAAATTGATATTGTTTATATTCAGGTTCAAATGGAGCAAATACGTCTCTAGCACTAGTTGAATCATTACGAATTAATCCAAATATATTGCCATGAATGTCATTACCGCCGCCTTTGGTGACAATATTAACTACACCACCTAAAGCACGACCAAATTCTGCTGAGTAGCTATCACTAACTACTTGGAATTCTTGGATTGCATCTTGACTAAATGTTGAACGTACTGAACCAGTTCCAAGGTCATTGTTGTCAAGGCCATCAATGGTAATGTTATTTACACGGCCATTTTGACCATTAAAAGAAAGGCCAGAAGTTGCTGCCGCACCTTGTGCAGGTACACGGTCAGCAGTAACACGTGGAGAAGTTAAAGAAAAATCTAAGAAGTTACGTTTATTGATGGGCAAACTTTGTATACGTTGAGTATCAATATTTGTACTATTTTCTGTCTTAGCTTCTTCTATAACTGTATTGGTGGTTACTTCAATAATTTCTGAAGTGCTACCAATAGTCATACTAAAGTCTAGTTTTAGAACACTTCCTAGAACTAATTGTAATTGAGATGTTTGGGTAGTAAAGCCTTCGGCTGCTGCTGTTATCTCATATTTGCCTGGGGTTAATTGTGAAAGTAAATAACTGCCGCTTTCATCAGTAGTTATTTCACGAACTAAATTAGTCTCGGTATTTCTTGCTTTTACTGTAACTCCTGGGATAACGCCACCTTGTTCATCTGTGACAATACCAGAAAGTCCAGCACTAGTTGCGCCACCTTGGGCTAAGACTAGCATATGCGAGCCAAAACCCAGAGTTACCATTAGCAATATGAGACTAGATAATAGTACTCGCGCTGCTTGGTACATTCTTTCCTCCAATAAATTAAAATAGAGTGATTGTAAACTTACTAAAATGTTTTATTAAAACCTGATCTGTTATTAAATTTATTTATTGATTTAGCTTGAAATACAGCCTTTATCAACAAACAAATAACTGTATTTAGCTTTTTTGATTTACGCTAGTATACTGGTAACAAGAAAGTGGTTCAACCACATTTTGAGATTAAGATAAATTAATTTTAGAGAATAGTTTAAATTTTTATTTAATAGAAATATCAGTCAATAAGCTTAAGCTTATTGACTGATATTAAACTAAAAGTTTAGCCTAAATCCTAATTGGATTTGGCGTGGAGAAAATGCAGAAACAAATTGCTCAGGATTGGTGGTAAAACGATTTCCATCTTTGGCAGGTAAATTAAAGTTGCCTTGGCTATCAGGTGGAAATATTCGTGCTATATCATTGATGTTAGTTCGGTTAAAAAGATTAAAAATTTCTATAAAACCTTGAAAACGAAACTTCTCTTTATAAGAAATATTTCGACTAAATCGCATATCCACATTAGCAAAACCTGGAGTTAATCCAGAATTTCTAGCAATAGGAGTGCCTCCAACTAAAGGACGATCCCCTACAGGATTATCATTATTTCTATTTAAGTCTACACCAGCTAGTAAGTTATAAGGTCTACCAGAATTTAAGTTAACAATCGTAGAAAGTTGATAACCTTTTAGCAATGGATTATTGGTAAAACCTATATCAAATAAGCCTGATAAAACAAATCGACTACGTACATCTTGTAAAGAAAGACCTCTTTCTTGACGAGGATTTAGAGGATCTACGGTTTCTTGTAAGTCAGTACGTACATCAATAAAGTTATCTATTCCTTTAGAGAAAGTATAGTGAGCAAGTATTGCAAATCGATTGGAAAAACGACGATTAACCGATAGTGTTAAAGAGTGAAAATAGCTATCAAAAGCTGATTCAAATTGAAATAAATCTCCACGTGTTGGATCAACACGTCCGACTAAAGCGTTTACGGCTGGATTTGGGGAAAGGGGTCTTACTATTGGATTGATATTACGCACGGAAAATAGTTTAACGCCTCTTACATATTGATAACCAGCAGAAATAATTGTATTTCCACCAACTAAATAATCTGCTCCAAAGCTTACTTGTTGAGTATAGCTATTACGAAGTCCTTTTTGATATTGGAAAGATTGTGTTAGTTGAGGAACAATGGTTAAACCAGGTGGAACATTATTGGAATCAGGGAATTTATTTCCAGGCTGAGAAAATGCCAAAATAGAAAATGGGAAAAATAAATTAGGTAGTACAAGAGAATTTGAACCTGTGGTAGTTTGTACAGCAAAAGCAGCACCAGCAACTTGAATACCTGCAAAGAAAAGTCCATAAGAGCCACGTAGATTTAATTTAGGTAAAGCACCTGGCCTATAATTAAATCCAATACGAGGGCTAAAATTGCCATTGTTATTAGGTTGAAACCTAACTCGGTTTAGGTCATATCTTAAACCAGCTTTAATCAATAAATTTGAGCGAAGCTTAATTTCGTCTTGAACAAATAAAGAAAAGAGTTTTTGAGGTACAACTAAGGAAGTATCACCAAAACCTTGAATATATGCTGCTGGTAAAGAAAGATTTGTTAGAGGTAGAACAGGAAAACCTGGCACCATTTGAGGTAGTAGTCCAGATAAACCTACAAGAAAAGCTTGTTGCTCTGGTGTACGTGAGCTAGGGTCAAAAGCTTGTAGACCACTAAAGACGGGTAAGCCGGGGATACCTGTTAAAGCTGGGAAATCTATTGGGAAAAAGAATGCTAGTCCACCAGGAAATATAGGTACATTAGTTTTTTTATCTGGTAAGTCAGCAAAAATATAATCAAAGCCAAATTTTAGAGTTTGGCGGCCACGTGTCAAAGTTGTATTGTTAAGAATTTGGTAGTTTCTTTGCTCTCTAAATTGAGGTAAAAAAGTACTACGTCCAAATGTTACTTGTCCTTCTGGTGCAATAATACGAACTTGTGGGCCAGGGTCAACTTCCCTAATAGACTGATTACGTCGTCCATATAAAAACCGAGTTTCATTAACTAAATTTAAGCCAGTATTTAAGTAGGTATTAGTGATAGCAATAGAGTTATCATCTAATTGTTGAATACCGCTATTTGATTGTGCTACTAAACCTCCAAAAGGCTCTAATGCACTATTGGCACTTCCACCAAAATTATATCTAATATATAAATTATCATTAGGGTTTAATTGGATGTCACTACGCACTAGTCCTGTAGTAGTACCAAGACTTTGACCTAATGGGCCATTGCTAATGGAAAAACCATTACGCTTAATAGCGTTAATAGTATTGTCACTAATAGTAACAAAATTATTTTGTTGAATAGAAAGTCTTTCAAAAGCAGCAAAATAAAAAGCTTTATTTTTTTTGATAGGCCCACTTAAACTAGCACCAAATTGATATTGCTGAAATTCAGGTTCAAAGGGAGCAAAAACATCTCTAGCACTAGTTGAATCATTACGGTTAAAGAAAAACAAACCGCCACGATATTCATTACCACCACCACGAGTAACAATATTAATTACACCACCTAGAGCGCGGCCAAACTCGGCTGAGTAACTATCTGACACAACTTGAAATTCTTGTACAGCTTCTTGACTAAATGTTGAACGTACTGAGCTAGAAGCTAGGTCATTATTGTCTAGTCCATCAATAGTAATATTATTAGCACGGGCTGTTTGACCATTGACAGAGAAACCAGAGGTTGCAGAAGCTCCTTGTGAAGGGATTCTATCAGTAGTAACACGAGGAGTTGTAAGAGAAAAGTCTAGAAAATTTCTTCTATTGATCGGTAAAGAATCTATTCTACCACGATCAATATTTGTACTATTTTCTGTTCTGCTTGCATCCATTAAATTGCCTGCTTGAACTTCTACTATTTCAGTTGTAGTACCAATACGCATAAGAAAGTTAAATTCTGTATTTGTTCCTAAAGCTAAATTAAGCTGTGTCGTTTGAGTAATAAATCCTTCTACTAGGGCTGACACTTCATAATTGCCGGGAGGAGTTGGATAATTAAATAACGGCCATCTTCTAAAGAAACTACTTCTCTAGAAGCATTAGTTTCTAAATTTTTAGCTGTTATTGTAACTCCACCAACTACCGCACCTTGTTCATCTGTTATTACTCCTGAAATGCTTGCAGTAGTTGAGCTATTTTGCGCCAGACTACTTATAGGTAAAACAACTAGCAACAGTAGCAACACCAGAGATGAGATCAGTTTCTGGAGGATCTGATACATTTTTTTCTCCTTAGTGAATTTTTAGGGCTTGTGATTATTTTTAGGGGATATAATTATTATGGGATTTAGCAAAATAAAGGTCAATTAGTTGTACCATTCCAAATAATTACACTTTATTTAATACTAAAAAAGCTGCTTAAGTAGAGTTTTTATTAGTAGAGGAATTAGGAAAGGCTTTTTCTTTAAGCTTTTCTGCTAGATTTTCAGTTTCTTCAGGATGATGATGAGATTGGCTTAAAAAATTAGCAATACGATCTACCATATCTAAATATTCAGCCTTACAGGAGTGTTTTTCTCCTACCAGTA
The sequence above is drawn from the Blastocatellia bacterium genome and encodes:
- the dusB gene encoding tRNA dihydrouridine synthase DusB; amino-acid sequence: MKTEYYVRNVKIKPNLILAPMAGVTDSAFRKLIKRCGSVGLIVTEFISVEGLTRNNLKTHKLMHFEAEEQPISIQFFGHNEDRMAAAAEVAEMAGADIVDINCGCPAKKVVNGGGGSSLLKDLPKMEKILKATRKAIKIPLTLKYRIGWDENSINAIEVGKLAEDCGIEQLAIHGRTRMQGYSGFADWNIIAEVKQAVKIPVVGSGDVCTVDQALKRLKETDVDGVMIGRGAMANPWIFRQIDEAMQGLASYQPTIEDKRVFLMEYLQVMLEEMPTEKSALGKVKQLCGHFTRGLPGGATFRNQVFHSLAVSELTERINEYFSSIEPELTYA
- a CDS encoding UDP-N-acetylmuramate dehydrogenase; its protein translation is MLEEKIQENILLSPFTTLKIGGLARYFVDATDEETIYKTVKWAKKANLPLFVLGGGSNLVISDDGFPGLVLHINNLGIVSKIVENKIIVSVAAGEIWDNFVLQAVNNGWSGIECLSGIPGKVGATPIQNVGAYGQEVKDTIIKVKAYDRFTEKIVEFDALECEFSYRQSLFKTKAKNRYIVINVTYALTLKDESTIKYPELKKYLSEKFSLTPSLLQTREAVINIRCRKAMVVDENEPDSFSVGSFFVNPIIELEKLEVLKEKLRLKNIKETIPEFPAESGKVKLSAAWLIERVGFRKGYRKGNVAISSKHALALINSGDGTAREIGDLALEIQQKVVEDFDIWLEVEPVFV
- a CDS encoding TonB-dependent receptor, whose translation is MLVLAQGGATSAGLSGIVTDEQGGVIPGVTVKARNTETNLVREITTDESGSYLLSQLTPGKYEITAAAEGFTTQTSQLQLVLGSVLKLDFSMTIGSTSEIIEVTTNTVIEEAKTENSTNIDTQRIQSLPINKRNFLDFSLTSPRVTADRVPAQGAAATSGLSFNGQNGRVNNITIDGLDNNDLGTGSVRSTFSQDAIQEFQVVSDSYSAEFGRALGGVVNIVTKGGGNDIHGNIFGLIRNDSTSARDVFAPFEPEYKQYQFGSFLSGPIKKDKAFYFLSFERLTISQNNFVTISDQSIRALQRNGFPGDRNGPVPFSIGNTTILARSDIRVNDRDNLWVRYNYGGSYSGSFEPFGALIAESGASTQRLDDNTIAANNTYVGTKLGFVNETRFIYTQRDQAVDPFNQGPQVRVIGPEGLFQAGRSTFSPQPRDLRVYQFVNTSTITKGIYTGKFGVDVNYTNTPNLKTSVPVFGGGFALYNPINFSALTGIPGLPNFTGLEAFDPGSRSPAQLAFLQVASVQLPNLVPGFPVLPLAQLSLPTAYIQGFGEPRIEIDTTQLSFFAQNDFKIKPNFTLKLGARYDRNTLRFMPENSGNIAPRVAIAFRPNQLPKLSIRASYGLFFAASVTGPAFVIGRSVTSQLLQVTLPFPFSIIPGTLPTRGFPESTTVPPGINFVPQLNRRFTYAPNIRNSYTQQVSLGFDYIIGNNTVFSAGYNYVRGIKLLSQRDINPIVRPVANPIDSALMGRVDPTNGTNFQFESSFDSYFHGLTLTLNRRLANNFSIFLNYTFSKSIDNFIDIRSDLSEINNSLNIRQERGLSLQDVRSRFVLSSTVDFGFVKSPITKDLQLSTIMTLNSGRPYNLLAGQDLNLDGDLPAGDRPAFLARNAGISPGFANVDLRLTRNFVFKDKFRVQLLAECFNIFNRVNISEINRIFPRTASGTFNLPSQDDGGRFVAPKERFLNAFSPRQFQFGFRFNF
- a CDS encoding TonB-dependent receptor plug domain-containing protein, encoding MSALVEGFITQTTQLNLALGTNTEFNFLMRIGTTTEIVEVQAGNLMDASRTENSTNIDRGRIDSLPINRRNFLDFSLTTPRVTTDRIPSQGASATSGFSVNGQTARANNITIDGLDNNDLASSSVRSTFSQEAVQEFQVVSDSYSAEFGRALGGVINIVTRGGGNEYRGGLFFFNRNDSTSARDVFAPFEPEFQQYQFGASLSGPIKKNKAFYFAAFERLSIQQNNFVTISDNTINAIKRNGFSISNGPLGQSLGTTTGLVRSDIQLNPNDNLYIRYNFGGSANSALEPFGGLVAQSNSGIQQLDDNSIAITNTYLNTGLNLVNETRFLYGRRNQSIREVDPGPQVRIIAPEGQVTFGRSTFLPQFREQRNYQILNNTTLTRGRQTLKFGFDYIFADLPDKKTNVPIFPGGLAFFFPIDFPALTGIPGLPVFSGLQAFDPSSRTPEQQAFLVGLSGLLPQMVPGFPVLPLTNLSLPAAYIQGFGDTSLVVPQKLFSLFVQDEIKLRSNLLIKAGLRYDLNRVRFQPNNNGNFSPRIGFNYRPGALPKLNLRGSYGLFFAGIQVAGAAFAVQTTTGSNSLVLPNLFFPFSILAFSQPGNKFPDSNNVPPGLTIVPQLTQSFQYQKGLRNSYTQQVSFGADYLVGGNTIISAGYQYVRGVKLFSVRNINPIVRPLSPNPAVNALVGRVDPTRGDLFQFESAFDSYFHSLTLSVNRRFSNRFAILAHYTFSKGIDNFIDVRTDLQETVDPLNPRQERGLSLQDVRSRFVLSGLFDIGFTNNPLLKGYQLSTIVNLNSGRPYNLLAGVDLNRNNDNPVGDRPLVGGTPIARNSGLTPGFANVDMRFSRNISYKEKFRFQGFIEIFNLFNRTNINDIARIFPPDSQGNFNLPAKDGNRFTTNPEQFVSAFSPRQIQLGFRLNF
- a CDS encoding carboxypeptidase regulatory-like domain-containing protein encodes the protein MYQILQKLISSLVLLLLLVVLPISSLAQNSSTTASISGVITDEQGAVVGGVTITAKNLETNASREVVSLEDGRYLIIQLLPAIMKCQP